The following proteins are co-located in the Bradyrhizobium sp. AZCC 2176 genome:
- the lepA gene encoding translation elongation factor 4, whose protein sequence is MTTAPISNIRNFSIVAHIDHGKSTLADRLIQMTGGLTDREMAGKEQVLDSMDIERERGITIKAQTVRLNYRAKDGKDYIFNLMDTPGHVDFAYEVSRSLAACEGSLLVVDASQGVEAQTLANVYQALDNNHEIVPVLNKVDLPAAEPEKIRQQIEDVIGIDASDAVMISAKTGLGVPDVLEAIVTRLPPPKGDRDATLKALLVDSWYDVYLGVVVLIRVVDGTMKKGSRIRMMGTNAAYDVERVGFFTPKMEQVDELGPGEIGFITAAIKEVADTRVGDTITDDKKPVTEMLPGFKPAIPVVFCGLFPVDANDFETLRAAMGKLRLNDASFSYEMETSAALGFGFRCGFLGLLHLEIIQERLSREFDLNLIATAPSVIYKMHLTDGQEIEIHNPVDMPDVVKIADIEEPWIEATILTPDEYLGSVLKLCQDRRGAQKELTYVGSRAMVKYDLPLNEVVFDFYDRLKSVSKGYASFDYHLTDYKIADLVKMQILVNAEPVDALSMLVHRTRAEGRGRAMVEKMKELIPPHMFQIPIQAAIGGKVIARETVRALRKDVTAKCYGGDITRKRKLLEKQKEGKKKMRQFGKVDIPQEAFIAALKVDS, encoded by the coding sequence ATGACCACCGCTCCCATTTCCAACATCCGCAACTTCTCCATCGTCGCCCATATCGACCATGGCAAATCGACGCTGGCCGACCGCCTGATCCAGATGACGGGTGGCCTCACCGATCGCGAAATGGCGGGCAAGGAGCAGGTGCTCGATTCCATGGATATCGAGCGCGAACGCGGCATCACCATCAAGGCGCAGACGGTGCGGTTGAACTACCGCGCCAAGGACGGCAAGGATTACATCTTCAACCTGATGGATACGCCCGGCCATGTCGACTTCGCCTACGAAGTCTCACGGTCGCTGGCGGCCTGCGAAGGGTCGCTATTGGTGGTCGACGCCAGCCAGGGCGTCGAAGCGCAGACGCTCGCCAACGTCTATCAGGCACTCGACAACAATCACGAGATCGTGCCGGTCCTCAACAAGGTCGACCTGCCCGCGGCCGAGCCCGAGAAGATAAGGCAGCAGATCGAGGACGTGATCGGCATCGATGCATCGGATGCCGTGATGATCTCGGCCAAGACGGGCCTGGGCGTTCCCGACGTGCTGGAAGCGATCGTCACCCGCCTGCCGCCGCCGAAGGGCGACCGGGACGCGACGCTGAAGGCGCTATTGGTCGATAGCTGGTACGACGTCTATCTCGGCGTCGTCGTGCTGATCCGCGTGGTCGATGGCACGATGAAGAAGGGTAGCCGCATCCGCATGATGGGCACCAATGCAGCCTATGATGTCGAACGCGTCGGCTTCTTCACGCCGAAGATGGAGCAGGTCGACGAACTCGGCCCCGGCGAGATCGGATTCATCACCGCGGCGATCAAGGAAGTCGCCGACACCCGCGTGGGCGACACCATCACCGACGACAAGAAGCCGGTCACCGAGATGCTGCCGGGCTTCAAGCCGGCGATCCCTGTCGTGTTCTGCGGCCTGTTCCCGGTCGACGCCAACGATTTCGAGACGCTGCGCGCGGCGATGGGCAAGCTGCGGCTCAACGACGCGAGCTTCTCCTACGAGATGGAAACTTCCGCAGCGCTCGGCTTCGGCTTCCGCTGCGGCTTCCTCGGCCTGTTGCACCTGGAGATCATCCAGGAACGGCTGTCGCGTGAATTCGACCTCAACCTGATCGCGACCGCACCGAGCGTGATCTACAAGATGCACCTGACCGACGGCCAGGAAATCGAGATCCACAATCCCGTCGACATGCCCGACGTGGTGAAGATCGCCGATATCGAGGAGCCGTGGATCGAAGCGACGATCCTCACGCCCGATGAATATCTCGGCAGCGTCTTGAAGCTCTGCCAGGACCGGCGCGGCGCGCAGAAGGAACTGACCTATGTCGGCTCCCGCGCGATGGTGAAATACGATCTGCCGCTCAACGAAGTCGTGTTCGATTTCTACGACCGGCTGAAGTCGGTCTCCAAGGGCTACGCTTCGTTCGACTATCACCTGACCGACTACAAGATCGCCGATCTCGTCAAGATGCAGATCCTCGTCAACGCCGAGCCGGTGGATGCGCTGTCGATGCTGGTGCATCGCACCCGCGCCGAAGGCCGCGGCCGCGCCATGGTCGAGAAGATGAAGGAACTGATTCCGCCGCACATGTTCCAGATCCCGATCCAGGCCGCGATCGGCGGCAAGGTGATCGCCCGCGAGACCGTACGCGCGCTGCGCAAGGACGTCACCGCGAAATGCTACGGCGGCGACATCACGCGCAAACGAAAACTTCTGGAGAAGCAGAAGGAAGGCAAGAAGAAAATGCGGCAGTTCGGCAAGGTCGACATCCCGCAGGAGGCGTTTATCGCGGCGCTGAAGGTGGATAGCTGA
- a CDS encoding putative bifunctional diguanylate cyclase/phosphodiesterase → MSTKKRRTSGKPKRAAIVRFRGRPVKSGPRPPAKRRRSPPTAAGEIARKRAEVDAALAEARKSHERLREAIDILPQGVVFLDAEGRYILWNKKYAEMYSRSSDLFRPGVRLEDTIRVGVARGDYPESIGREEEWIAARLKKMYQQPGARHEQTLADGRVILIDERLTEDGGIIGLRVDITELKQREASFRLLFDSNPVPMIVCALGDERILAVNDAAIRHYGYSRGEFEKLTIRSLQAFDAELPWTGDERAARTWKHVRADGTLIDLAIYSRQLVYGDRPAALLALMDTTERKRAEARLTFMAQHDGLTGLPNRNLLRQQMDDILLRTRRSAEQVAVLVLGLDHFKAINDTLGHGIGDKLLRSIGKRLRSILRDDDALARLNSDEYAIVQSGVTRPEDAAFLARRLLDAIGDPYLLDGHSVVIGASIGIAMSPGDGDESEKLLKNADLALSRAKNDARGTFSFFEFGMDARAQTRRKIETDLREAVQGDALRPYYQPLVDLSSGRITGFEALVRWPHPERGMISPAEFIPVAEETGLINAIGGLMLRRACTDAAQWPDDVRVAVNLSPLQFRLGNLLSLVVDTLQQSGLPAKRLELEITETLLLEKSSEVLATLHALRALGVRISMDDFGTGYSSLSYLRSFPFDKIKIDQSFVRDLAANHDAQAIVRSIISLGKGLGVTITAEGVETEAEVSCLRNEGCHEGQGFLFSRARPNAEIVSLLKTQGNWSAPAGAALVA, encoded by the coding sequence ATGTCGACGAAGAAGCGAAGAACATCAGGGAAGCCCAAGCGGGCGGCGATCGTCCGCTTTCGCGGTCGGCCGGTAAAATCCGGACCCAGGCCTCCCGCCAAACGCCGGCGCAGCCCGCCCACTGCGGCCGGCGAGATCGCACGCAAGCGCGCCGAGGTCGACGCTGCGCTTGCGGAGGCGCGCAAATCGCATGAGCGCTTGCGGGAGGCGATCGACATCCTGCCGCAGGGCGTCGTGTTTCTCGATGCCGAAGGCCGCTACATTCTCTGGAACAAGAAATATGCCGAGATGTACAGCCGCAGCTCGGACCTGTTCAGGCCGGGCGTGCGGCTGGAGGATACGATCCGCGTCGGCGTCGCGCGCGGCGACTACCCGGAATCAATCGGCCGCGAGGAAGAATGGATCGCCGCGCGGCTCAAGAAGATGTACCAGCAGCCGGGCGCGCGGCATGAGCAGACGCTGGCCGACGGCCGCGTTATCCTGATCGATGAACGCCTGACCGAGGATGGCGGGATCATCGGCCTGCGCGTCGATATCACCGAACTGAAGCAGCGCGAGGCTTCGTTCCGGCTACTGTTCGACAGCAATCCGGTTCCGATGATCGTCTGTGCGTTGGGTGACGAACGGATTCTCGCCGTCAACGACGCTGCGATCCGGCACTACGGTTACAGCCGCGGCGAATTCGAGAAGCTGACGATCCGCAGCCTGCAGGCCTTCGACGCCGAACTGCCATGGACCGGCGACGAGCGCGCGGCGCGCACCTGGAAGCACGTCAGGGCCGACGGCACGCTGATCGATCTGGCGATCTATTCGCGCCAGCTCGTTTACGGCGATCGGCCTGCGGCCCTGCTGGCGCTGATGGACACCACCGAACGCAAGCGCGCCGAGGCGCGGCTGACGTTCATGGCCCAGCACGACGGCCTGACCGGACTGCCGAACCGCAATCTGCTGCGTCAGCAGATGGACGACATCCTGCTGCGTACACGCCGCAGCGCCGAGCAGGTGGCGGTGCTCGTGCTCGGCCTCGATCATTTCAAGGCGATCAACGATACGCTCGGCCATGGCATCGGCGACAAGCTGCTGCGCAGTATCGGCAAGCGATTGCGATCGATCCTGCGCGATGACGATGCGCTGGCCCGGCTCAACTCCGACGAATACGCAATCGTCCAGAGCGGGGTGACGCGCCCTGAGGATGCGGCGTTCCTGGCGAGGCGCCTGCTCGACGCCATCGGCGATCCCTATCTTCTGGACGGGCACTCCGTCGTGATCGGCGCCAGCATCGGCATTGCGATGTCGCCCGGCGACGGCGACGAATCCGAGAAGCTGTTGAAGAACGCCGATCTCGCATTGTCGCGCGCCAAGAATGATGCTCGCGGCACGTTCTCGTTCTTCGAGTTTGGAATGGACGCGCGCGCCCAGACCCGGCGCAAGATCGAAACCGACTTGCGCGAGGCCGTCCAGGGCGATGCGCTGCGGCCCTATTACCAGCCGCTGGTCGATCTTTCGAGCGGGCGCATCACCGGCTTCGAGGCGCTGGTGCGTTGGCCGCATCCCGAGCGCGGCATGATCTCGCCGGCGGAATTCATCCCGGTTGCGGAGGAAACCGGACTGATCAACGCCATCGGCGGCCTGATGCTGCGCCGCGCCTGCACGGATGCGGCGCAATGGCCCGACGACGTTCGCGTCGCGGTTAATCTGTCACCGCTGCAGTTCCGCCTCGGCAATCTGCTGTCGCTGGTCGTGGATACGCTGCAGCAGTCCGGCCTGCCGGCGAAGCGCCTGGAACTCGAGATCACCGAGACGCTGCTGCTGGAAAAGAGTAGCGAGGTGCTGGCGACCCTGCATGCGCTGCGCGCGCTTGGCGTGCGCATCTCGATGGACGATTTCGGTACCGGCTATTCCAGCCTGAGCTACCTGCGCAGCTTTCCATTCGACAAGATCAAGATCGACCAGTCCTTTGTGCGGGACCTCGCTGCCAATCACGACGCGCAGGCGATCGTGCGTTCGATCATCAGCCTCGGCAAGGGCTTGGGCGTCACCATCACGGCCGAAGGCGTCGAGACCGAGGCCGAAGTGAGCTGCCTGCGCAACGAGGGCTGCCACGAGGGGCAGGGTTTCCTGTTCAGCCGCGCGCGGCCCAACGCGGAGATCGTGAGCCTGTTGAAAACGCAGGGCAACTGGAGCGCGCCGGCAGGCGCGGCGCTGGTGGCTTGA
- a CDS encoding lipase family protein — MKDISLFEPDDLKNIPTFRAAYSDRTALLMAKLAFRAYNDFDGSEAAFKTFKTDLCALGFIECSGLVDTDVGTAGYIVEASDIIVVVFRGTQDELDWRTNVNARLVALQGGTRVHTGFFQAYWPVRDAMFEFIRRAIAAKPRPIYVTGHSLGGALALMATAELANDDDATVRDCVAACYTFGCPRAGDASFDMYVKAPLYRITNGVDLVPAIPPAILGYRHVGDIRYFGKSGVAPVRRSPNWLQKIWRTIWGLVALVRTGKFQNIADHSMTVYVGKLDAWAKDNLKQTQDRRAVTADPAIASKA; from the coding sequence ATGAAGGATATCAGCCTTTTTGAGCCTGATGACCTCAAGAATATCCCGACCTTTCGGGCGGCCTATTCGGATCGCACGGCGTTACTGATGGCCAAGCTGGCTTTTCGCGCCTACAACGATTTTGACGGCAGCGAGGCGGCGTTCAAGACGTTCAAAACGGATTTGTGCGCGCTGGGATTTATCGAATGCAGCGGCCTGGTCGACACCGATGTCGGCACGGCAGGCTATATCGTCGAAGCCAGCGATATCATCGTCGTCGTATTCCGCGGAACCCAGGACGAGTTGGACTGGAGGACGAATGTGAACGCGCGGCTCGTTGCCCTGCAGGGCGGCACGCGTGTTCATACAGGTTTTTTCCAGGCGTACTGGCCTGTCCGCGACGCCATGTTTGAATTCATCAGGCGGGCCATCGCAGCGAAGCCGCGTCCGATCTATGTCACGGGGCATTCGCTCGGAGGCGCCCTTGCGCTGATGGCTACGGCAGAACTGGCCAATGACGACGATGCGACGGTGCGCGATTGTGTTGCGGCGTGCTACACTTTTGGCTGTCCGCGCGCTGGCGACGCCTCCTTCGACATGTACGTCAAGGCTCCGCTGTACCGGATCACCAACGGCGTCGACCTCGTGCCGGCGATCCCTCCGGCCATCCTTGGCTATCGTCATGTCGGCGACATCAGGTATTTCGGGAAGTCTGGCGTCGCCCCCGTGCGCCGGTCGCCGAACTGGCTGCAGAAGATCTGGCGCACGATCTGGGGTCTGGTTGCGCTGGTCAGAACCGGAAAATTCCAGAACATCGCCGACCACAGCATGACGGTCTATGTCGGAAAGCTGGACGCCTGGGCAAAGGACAATCTCAAGCAGACGCAAGACAGGCGCGCCGTGACGGCCGACCCGGCGATCGCATCGAAGGCATAG
- a CDS encoding acyl-CoA dehydrogenase family protein, with protein sequence MNRHPGLDLVERARALAPLIMRDADEIERTRRLTSAVTQALIENGLYRALLPKSFGGIEASLEAFMQMQEEVAKADASTAWCLGQCSVCAMTAAYLDPDAANEIFNVAPGILAWGAINHEVQAVPGGYKVSARWDFASGSRQASWLGAHVRVVEADGTPRRKPDGSPEIRTILFPVSSATMYDVWDVIGLRGTGTDSYSVDDLFISEKFAALRDEPQARRENGPLYKLSTNMVFGMGFAATSLGVARATLDAAIDLARAKTPQALKAMRDNNAVQGQIGRTEASLRAARAYLYATAAEVWQDLLRGEATTEAHRIALRIATTWTIHQSAAVVDTAYHMAGATAVFNANKFERRFRDMHAIAQQIQGRDAHYEDAGKAILSGNLDTPPTMR encoded by the coding sequence ATGAACAGGCATCCCGGCCTCGACCTCGTCGAGCGTGCACGCGCGCTTGCTCCCCTGATCATGCGCGACGCCGACGAGATCGAGCGGACGCGGCGGCTGACATCAGCGGTGACACAGGCTTTGATCGAGAACGGGCTCTACCGCGCACTGCTGCCGAAGAGTTTTGGCGGCATCGAGGCTTCGCTGGAAGCGTTCATGCAGATGCAGGAGGAAGTCGCCAAGGCAGACGCCTCGACCGCGTGGTGCCTCGGCCAGTGCAGCGTCTGCGCCATGACCGCAGCCTATCTTGATCCCGATGCCGCCAACGAGATCTTCAATGTCGCGCCCGGCATCCTGGCCTGGGGCGCGATCAATCATGAAGTGCAGGCAGTTCCGGGCGGCTACAAGGTCAGCGCGCGCTGGGATTTTGCCTCCGGCTCGCGGCAGGCGAGCTGGCTGGGCGCCCATGTCCGCGTCGTCGAGGCCGATGGCACGCCGCGGCGCAAGCCGGATGGTTCGCCGGAGATCCGGACCATCCTGTTTCCGGTGAGCAGCGCGACCATGTACGACGTCTGGGACGTGATCGGGCTGCGCGGCACCGGCACCGATTCCTATTCGGTCGACGACCTCTTCATATCCGAGAAATTTGCCGCGCTTCGCGACGAGCCCCAGGCCCGGCGCGAAAACGGGCCGCTGTACAAGCTTTCCACCAACATGGTGTTCGGCATGGGCTTTGCGGCAACCTCGCTCGGCGTCGCCCGCGCCACGCTCGATGCGGCAATCGACCTTGCCCGCGCCAAGACGCCGCAGGCGCTGAAGGCGATGCGCGACAACAATGCCGTGCAGGGACAGATCGGCCGCACCGAGGCAAGCCTGCGCGCCGCGCGCGCCTATCTCTACGCGACCGCAGCCGAAGTCTGGCAGGATCTGTTGCGCGGCGAGGCCACCACGGAGGCGCATCGCATCGCGCTTCGCATCGCCACCACCTGGACCATCCACCAGTCGGCGGCCGTGGTCGACACCGCCTATCACATGGCCGGCGCGACCGCCGTGTTCAACGCCAACAAGTTCGAGCGCCGCTTTCGCGACATGCACGCGATCGCACAGCAGATCCAGGGCCGCGACGCTCACTATGAAGATGCCGGCAAGGCGATCCTGTCGGGCAATCTCGATACGCCGCCGACGATGCGGTGA
- a CDS encoding Bug family tripartite tricarboxylate transporter substrate binding protein, which yields MHGITPALLPVCRKLAVLTLLLALTAHGHTPALAGDYPDRPVKIVVPFPAGGTADAIPRIVADWLSRKWSQPVVIENRTGAAGNIGAEQVYHSAPDGYTLLSSAPPPLVINHNLYPKLGYDPTKFEPIIVMAQVPNALIVNPNNIKASSVAELIEYLKGNSDKTICATQGNGTTSHLSSELFQLMAKVKLRHIPYRGSAPALQGLVAGDVDVMFDNLGVSLALVQAGKLKLLAVASSERLAALPDVPTMAETLLGFEAVAWYGIVAPPKTPKNIIGKINADVNEALRQPEVQDQLKKLSAAIFGGPVDKASKYMREEVDRWAAVIKSANIELQ from the coding sequence ATGCACGGCATTACGCCAGCTCTGCTTCCCGTCTGCCGCAAATTGGCGGTGCTGACGCTGCTTCTGGCCCTCACCGCGCATGGCCACACGCCGGCGCTGGCCGGGGATTACCCGGACCGTCCCGTAAAAATCGTCGTTCCATTTCCTGCGGGAGGAACGGCCGACGCGATTCCACGAATTGTCGCCGACTGGCTGTCACGCAAATGGAGCCAGCCGGTGGTCATCGAGAACCGCACGGGGGCGGCCGGAAACATCGGCGCCGAACAAGTCTACCATTCGGCGCCCGACGGCTACACCCTGCTCTCGTCAGCGCCGCCGCCACTTGTGATCAATCACAATCTGTACCCCAAGCTCGGCTACGATCCGACGAAATTCGAGCCGATTATCGTCATGGCCCAGGTGCCAAATGCGCTGATCGTCAATCCGAACAACATCAAGGCATCCAGCGTGGCCGAGTTGATCGAATACCTGAAGGGCAATTCCGACAAAACCATCTGCGCCACGCAGGGCAACGGCACGACCTCGCATTTGAGCTCGGAGCTGTTTCAACTGATGGCAAAGGTAAAGCTGCGGCACATTCCGTATCGCGGCTCGGCGCCTGCGCTGCAGGGTCTCGTCGCCGGCGACGTCGATGTCATGTTCGACAATCTCGGCGTCTCGCTGGCGCTGGTTCAGGCGGGTAAGCTGAAACTGCTTGCGGTGGCCTCGTCCGAGCGTCTGGCGGCGTTGCCGGATGTACCGACGATGGCCGAAACGCTGCTGGGTTTTGAAGCGGTCGCCTGGTACGGCATCGTGGCGCCGCCCAAGACTCCGAAAAACATCATCGGCAAGATCAATGCCGATGTGAACGAGGCATTGCGCCAGCCTGAGGTGCAGGATCAGCTCAAGAAACTATCCGCGGCAATTTTCGGCGGCCCGGTCGACAAGGCGTCCAAATACATGCGCGAGGAAGTCGACCGATGGGCCGCGGTGATCAAGTCGGCCAATATCGAGCTGCAGTAG
- a CDS encoding FAD-dependent monooxygenase produces MTQPQLTVVIIGGGIGGLFAANALIAHGLHVSVYEQASALGEVGAGVFLTPNSVRQLQRVGLGHQVERRGARVGHGSHYFRHDGAPIAPVQVTDSAGWNATFGMHRADLVEILASALPSGVVRTGHRGIGFEQAGEVARVSFANGAVAEGDVVIAADGIHSELRPYVAPPSRPVFHGSVAYRGVLPHARIPHWPIDCWQMWLGKGKHFLTFPVRAGELINYVGFVPADAEMKESWSAPGDPDVLRREFEGWDPRIGALLGQVKETFRWALYDREPLPTWTRGRLTLLGDAAHPMLPHLGQGANQSIEDGMALATILALMSRASAPAALLAYERLRRERVAAVQRGARENGMRYDSAYADLGVRDAEISAHAAFRRRLYDHDVVPEAQAVAAALG; encoded by the coding sequence ATGACGCAGCCGCAGCTCACTGTCGTGATCATTGGAGGCGGAATCGGCGGACTGTTCGCCGCGAACGCGCTGATTGCCCACGGCCTCCATGTTTCCGTCTATGAGCAGGCGTCCGCGCTCGGCGAGGTCGGAGCCGGGGTATTCCTGACGCCGAACAGCGTGCGGCAATTGCAGCGGGTGGGCCTCGGACATCAGGTGGAACGACGGGGCGCCAGGGTCGGCCACGGTTCTCACTATTTCCGTCACGACGGCGCGCCGATAGCTCCGGTCCAGGTGACGGATTCGGCCGGCTGGAACGCCACCTTCGGCATGCACCGCGCCGACCTCGTCGAGATTCTGGCGAGTGCATTGCCATCAGGCGTGGTGCGCACCGGACATCGCGGCATAGGCTTTGAGCAGGCCGGCGAGGTGGCGCGCGTGTCATTCGCCAATGGCGCAGTGGCCGAAGGCGACGTCGTCATTGCCGCCGACGGGATCCACTCCGAACTCCGGCCCTATGTCGCGCCGCCGTCGCGGCCGGTCTTTCACGGGTCCGTCGCCTATCGTGGCGTGCTGCCGCATGCGCGCATTCCGCACTGGCCGATCGATTGCTGGCAGATGTGGCTCGGCAAGGGAAAGCATTTCCTCACCTTCCCGGTGCGGGCGGGCGAACTCATCAACTATGTCGGCTTCGTTCCGGCCGATGCGGAAATGAAGGAATCCTGGTCGGCACCGGGAGATCCCGACGTGCTTCGCCGGGAGTTCGAGGGCTGGGATCCGCGCATCGGTGCCTTGTTGGGTCAGGTGAAAGAAACCTTCCGCTGGGCGCTGTATGACCGTGAGCCGCTGCCCACCTGGACGCGCGGACGCCTGACGCTGCTCGGCGATGCCGCGCACCCGATGCTTCCGCATCTCGGCCAGGGCGCCAACCAGTCGATCGAGGACGGCATGGCGCTGGCGACCATTCTGGCGCTGATGTCACGCGCCAGCGCACCTGCCGCGCTGCTTGCCTATGAGCGGCTGCGACGCGAGCGCGTGGCGGCGGTTCAGCGCGGTGCGCGCGAGAACGGCATGCGCTACGACTCGGCATATGCCGATCTCGGCGTCCGCGATGCCGAGATCTCAGCGCATGCGGCGTTCCGCAGACGGCTTTACGATCATGACGTCGTACCCGAAGCGCAAGCCGTAGCGGCAGCTCTGGGTTGA
- a CDS encoding MFS transporter: MSKSSGSSYGWVVVAVGGLMTCVAFGSMLSLAVFLQPISEAMGWSRSGVSAAATIDFLAMGLAAFFWGALSDRFGTRIVVLLGTLLLGAGLIGASQATSLWQFQLSFGVLIGISAGSFYAPMVAAASAWIEHHRSLAVALVSAGMGVSPLTVAPFASWLITTYDWRTAMLAIGIVALSLLIPASLLVRQPPAPSTPAAANGTDAPDGQWTVAQALRTPQFIVLAGAHFACCAAHSGPIFHLVSYAMICGIAPLTAVTVYSLAGFSGLGGRLLLGVLADRFGAKHVLVGGLFVQALSIATFLAVGQLGEFYALSVVFGLAYGGVMPLYAVLVREYFGVRIMGSMFGAVSAFASLGMALGPLAGGWVFDTFHGYRWLYVGSFAIGMAAVAVALSFPSARRPSQPSLDLGRATA, encoded by the coding sequence ATGAGCAAGTCCTCCGGATCTTCCTACGGCTGGGTCGTGGTCGCTGTAGGCGGGCTGATGACCTGCGTGGCGTTCGGCTCGATGTTGTCGCTGGCCGTGTTCCTGCAGCCGATTTCGGAGGCGATGGGCTGGTCGCGCAGCGGCGTCTCGGCGGCGGCCACGATCGACTTTCTCGCGATGGGGCTGGCGGCGTTCTTCTGGGGCGCGCTGTCCGACCGGTTTGGCACCCGGATCGTGGTGCTGTTGGGTACACTGCTGCTCGGCGCCGGACTGATCGGGGCGAGCCAGGCCACCAGCCTGTGGCAGTTCCAGTTATCGTTCGGCGTCCTGATTGGGATTTCGGCCGGCAGTTTCTACGCGCCGATGGTTGCGGCAGCGAGCGCCTGGATCGAACACCACCGCAGCCTAGCGGTTGCGCTGGTGTCGGCCGGCATGGGCGTTTCGCCGCTGACGGTCGCCCCGTTCGCAAGCTGGCTGATCACGACCTATGACTGGCGCACGGCGATGCTGGCGATCGGCATCGTCGCATTGTCGCTGTTGATTCCGGCCTCTCTGCTGGTGCGACAGCCGCCAGCGCCCTCAACACCTGCGGCCGCGAACGGAACCGATGCGCCTGATGGGCAATGGACCGTCGCGCAAGCGCTGCGGACGCCGCAATTCATCGTCCTGGCAGGTGCGCATTTCGCCTGCTGTGCGGCGCATTCCGGGCCGATCTTCCACTTGGTGAGCTACGCCATGATCTGCGGCATCGCGCCTTTGACCGCCGTCACGGTCTACAGCCTTGCCGGATTTTCCGGGCTCGGCGGCCGGCTGCTGCTCGGCGTGCTGGCCGATCGCTTCGGCGCCAAGCACGTTCTGGTCGGCGGCCTCTTCGTGCAGGCCCTGTCGATCGCCACCTTTCTCGCGGTCGGTCAGCTCGGCGAGTTCTACGCCCTGTCGGTGGTGTTCGGCCTCGCCTATGGCGGCGTGATGCCGCTCTACGCCGTGCTGGTGCGTGAATATTTCGGCGTGCGCATCATGGGCAGCATGTTCGGCGCCGTCTCCGCCTTCGCCAGCCTCGGCATGGCGCTGGGGCCGTTGGCCGGCGGATGGGTATTCGACACGTTCCACGGCTATCGCTGGCTCTATGTCGGCTCCTTTGCGATCGGCATGGCTGCGGTCGCCGTGGCGCTGAGCTTCCCGTCGGCCAGACGGCCGTCACAACCGTCGCTCGATCTGGGTCGGGCGACGGCGTAG